TGCAGTCCAATTTTCTTagatagggttttattgctgagaatagataccatgaccaaggcaattcttctaagagacaacatttaattgggactggcttagaGCTCCAGAGGttccatccattatcatcatgataggaagcatggcagcatccaggcagacacagtgctggaggagccaagagttctacatcttgatctaaagtCAGCCAGAAgtctccaggcagctaggaggagggttccaaagcccacccccacagtgacacactcctccaacaaggccacacttccttaatagtgacactccctgagTCAAACATaatcaaacacatgagtctatggggaccaaacctattcaaactacTACATTCCACTCTCTGGCCCTCATAGACTTGTTCAAACTCATGATcgtatgggggccatacctagccaAAACATGAAATACagttatttcattttcaaaagtcCCCagagtctatcacagtctcaacaatgctaaaagttcaaagtctcttctgagattatctaatcacttaactataatcctctataaaataaaaaagcagatcacatacctccaacatcacaggatacacattaccattccaaaatgtcatagtgaggaaatactggaccaaagcaagaccaaaaactagcagggaaaactccaaactcttcatctccatgtctgatgtcaaagtgctcttcagatctccaatttCTATCTTTGTTGACTCCAACAcagttctttctcttgggctggtccACTTCCTGTTAGCAACTTTCTtcagggctgggcggtggtggtgcacgcctttaatcccagcacttgggaggcagaggcatttctgacggatttctgagttcgaggccagcctggtctacagagtgagttccaggacagccagggctacacagacaaaccctgtctcaaaaaaccaaaaaaacaaaacaaaaaacaaaagacaaaacaaagcaactttCTTCAGTAGATATCCCatgactctggcatctctaaaatcttggggtctccaagactACGTTTGTGATACACACATgatttctgggctcctccaaaggacttgggtcacttctccagctctgccctttataGCACTATAAGCTCTGGTTGAGAAtacaccactgctgctgctgttcttggtggtcatcccatgataTCTCCAATATGCTGTGGTCTTCTGATGGACATCTCCAATATGCTGTGGTCTTCTGATGGACATCTCCAATATGCTGTAGTCTTCCGCTGCAATTAagtttcaccaatggcctctcataGGATCTCGTCATGGTGCtgagcctcaactcctttgcatgaccccttcagtataggccatcaactacaactgaggctgcacctccatcaatggccttccatggcctctcacagtgccaagcctcatcaGTTCTTCATGATCCcttgccttcaaaaccagtaccacctgggtgactcttacacattaccaagtccagctgcagtaGGAGGCACAGCCTTGGctctctctggaacacagcttctttgtgctctctcaaaaaacaaaacaaaaacaaaaaaaccacttcccagaagatttcacctcagtgatcttaatcatcactaatttTTTAGCTCTAGCTGACCAGCATCAATTCTattcactctaaagccagagtcacatggccaaaactgctgagttctgctgcttgctggttcAGGAATATGGTGTCCTGAAGTGCAAACTTcaggtttctttggaaagtcggttacgccaaatgatgttttgctggagcagacatgtgaaggaatgttttcctgaaggaaacacaagtgaaaggatgttttgctatagcaggcACAAGCAAGGACATGTGATGgggtataaatatgaccccacagacagtgggagcagagcactggtttggtttgctctgcctttctattctttgctaacaacacacacgTATTGGGTCTCCTTATATAGCGCTGTTGAGCTCAGCTTGTGATAATGCAGGcattgagagaaacttgcccaagaactgcttgtgaggCTCCTGTGGCAGCTTGTGGTTTCTGCAGGCTCCAGCCAGTTGGCAAGCCTGGCAGTTTCTTCAAGATTGAACTATAGCTGCTGGTTCATGCATGCTTTTTGCCTGTTCTGCAGCTGCTGAATCCTATTTGAtatttgctatgggactgaattGGTGACAAAGAAGATTGAGCTCACTCCCAAAGAACTACTGCTGAACAGGTCTAGTTCCCCCATGTCTAGTTCCCCCATaccctaataacttttctcttccactacttctAGCGGGTGGTGGGCAAGAGGAAaggttgaacatttattaaaagTAGTTTGCAAAAAGTGTATGCCTGCAGATATCAAATACTGTATAAAAGTATTGTATGAACAGAGTAGAGAGTTTTCCTCTGAGCTGTCTAAGTCCTGAAAAACAGGGTCGAAGTTCTAACAGCGTCAACTTATCTGGGACATAACTTCCCAAAGCCCAACAGCTATTCCTCCTTCAGTTTCTAGGGAAGAACAAAGCCCTGTGAAGGAAGGATTATGCAGGACAAAATAACATGCTGGCGCTGTCAACCACGGGAGGATCTTGAAGGCAAGGCCTATTTGTTCCTCTGCCATCCTCATATCCTTCCTATGTGGGACAACCCGCCTGTTCCGCCATCTGAAGAAAGGTCACGCTGAAGCGAATCCCCAAAGTCCTGACTGACATTTATGACGTGTTGCTGGAACCCATCAAAACAGAAGCCTTTTCTATGGCCAAccaggctgtctctgactggtcCTGGTTATCCTTCTGATCTCCTGCCCTTCTGTCCTTTGGCCAGCCCTTTCCAGACACACATGTTTCCTTACTATTCCTCAGACACCATGGATACCACTTTCTGGttgttgcttttgcttttccttctgtctggaactcacttctCCCAGGGATCAACATGATTCACTCCTTTTCTTCACTCCCACCTGTACTGTTGCTGCCCCAGAGGGACTTAGCTGCAATTTTTTACCGACAAAGAGTTCCTTCTGGTCACTACATTTTCCATTAGACTGACACTTACtgtagttttaaagatttttattaatgtgtgtttttattaattatgtttTTACTGAttgttaattattaattaatccatgtgtctgtgtgcctggaacatgtgtgtgagtgcccacagaggctgtcAGTGGGTATCAGATTCTCTGAAGCTGGAACTACAGGAGATTTCCTGATCTGGATATTGGGGaatgaacctaggtcctctggaaaagcagtaagGACTCTTACACGGCTGAGCCATGCCTCTAACCTTCATCCCgattcatttttattcttaccATTTACCCCATGCATTTCATTTCTTGTCTTTCCACACAGGATTATAAGACCTAAGACAGCTAGGGTTTGTTTGGTTCACCGGCACATTCCAGTGCTAGAACAACTATTGTGAATGCTCAGAAATAAGTGCATAAATACAGGCCATATTGTATGACCTGTAATGTACACAGTGACACTCTGCATGTCATTCACGCTACTACCTCATTTAACCGAAATGGTAGCTGCTACTATTCTCATTTAACCGAAAAGTAAAACTGATGTGTGAGAAGTTTAAACAACCaattctaattgtttttttttaattccctttaagtgtgtgtgtgtgtgtgtgtgtgtgtgtgtaagcttttGCTTGCAGTACCTGTGTATCATATCCATGAAGTGCCCAAAAATGAAAGCGTGTTGTCAGgtgccctggggctggagtttaAGATGTGAGTTGCCACGTGGGTGCCGGGAACCACAcctggatcttctgcaagaacaagtgctcctaaccactgagctctctctccggCTGCCAGTCTAACTGCTGAGTGCAAAGGAAATATGATTCAAATGCTAGCCTTTCTCACCCCAGTTAACAGGACAGTGTGGGTGTGGGAAAGTTCACAAGACCTCACCCTTAGGTAAAGAGCTACAGGTTATCGATGGCCACCGAGAGAGGGAGAATATGTTTTCTTCAGATTTAAGACCCCTGACAGGTTATCCAGTCTGAAAGCATCACCCTTACACATGTGTGCATCAGCAATACTAACAGACTCattaggttgtgtgtgtgtgtatgtgtgtgtgtgtgtgtgtgtgtaacaataataagaAGTCATGAATTCAAGAGCTGGGACCTCGAGAGGCATTGAAGTGGAAAGGGAAGAGTGGACATTATATAAACAGTGTAGTCATGTATGAATAATTCAACAAAGCTACACAGGAGTGGCAGCATACACCCTTTGcctctagcacttgggaggcagagataggtggatctctgtgagttggaggccagtctggtctacaaaacaggttccagaacagccagtctgtggggtggggaggtggtgggCTACAATGATGTCTGAACAAGGTGGTACACATTTTTAGCACAGATCTTTGTTTGAGGCCGGCCTGTTCTATGTAGTATAATGGGACCCTGTttcacatagatagatagatagatagatagatagatagatagatagatgatagataggcaggctggagagatggcttggctgttaagagctcttgctgttccttcagaggaccagagtttggatcccagcaagAGTgtcaggcaaacacacacataaataaaagtaaacaacaacaacaaaaagctacaATGTCTGAGTGGTGAGCATCGGGAAAAGCCTGAGGACTGGCAGGATACAGTCCTTAGGGCAGAATTTTTGGAGATGGCCATGGTCATTATGCTACAGAAGACCACCTTAAGTGACACACTGCCAAAGCAACCTAGGCAGCGTTACACGCCCTGGTCCTCCCAAAGCCAAAATGCCTTCATTCCGCAGatgcctccagagagctgggtTTGACCTAGAACTCCGGGATACCCAGCGTCAGCCGGCTGTCTCAAGCTAACCTACTTCCTTAGTTGCAAAACAGCTCAACACAGTCTGTAAAAAGCCTGTTCCTTCTGAGAGAATAGAACTGCATTCTTGTTGGAGGTCTGATTCCCAGCAACTGTCTAAAAAGAACTACTTTCAAGTTTCTGGTCTATTCCGATATCCGTGTATCCCTTTGGTAATGTTTCTGAATTTGAATTGAGCGTCAGTCTTTGCGCAAAGGTATAGTAGAAAAGATGGGTTTATGTAACTTCTAGACCCACACTGATTTTTTCACTCCTATCCTTGGTTATATGACATTAGGCAAATCATTCAGAAGGTTTTGTTCTCCATAGTTAAAACCGCAGGAGCCAACACACTTAGCATACAAGAGCATACCTTTTATTGTTTGTATTCTATTTTCACATTTGGAAATGacagttttctttattaaaagttGACTTAATACACCATTAGAAGAACTGTAGGCTAAGACTTTCTCAGTACCAAAAATGGCATAGTTTTGGACACAAAGTAAGATCCTAAATTCAGTGGCCTTACACTGTAAGGAATCacacagcagttctcaacttgtgggtcatgacccctatggggttgcatatcagatattctgcatatcagatatttacaattcataacagtagcaaaattacagttatgaagtagcaatgaaataattttatggttggagttcACCACAAATGAAGAGCTGTACTAAAGGGTCTCCGcgtttggaaggttgagaaccactggcttatggGGAAGAAATGGAATTCAAAATGGACTTCCCTTCCCTGAAAGAAATCAGTTTCAGCATGTTGTAACTACAATGCCAATTCACATAACTCACAGACTGAAGAGAAATATCTGTCCATATGTAACTTCCATGATCTAAAAGTCCCAATTATCTAGAGATAATTCTCTCCAACATCCTCTTGTTTTTAATCCTCAAAACTATGTGTTGAGGGACAGGGACCAAAGCAATTTATTAATCAGAAGCAATAAGTAGgtgactggaaagatggttcaacagttaagagcactggttgctcttcccaaagacctgggttcagatcccagcacccacattatgTGTTATTGTTGCAGGAATTTTCTTGTCCAGTTGCATCAGTGCAGAGAGGGGCTGTGATTGGGTGGGAAAAAGGGGCAGAGCAGAGGGTTGAGAGGGTGCacgggagacacacacacacacagagagagagagagagagagagagagagattgattgattgattttgcaGGTCAGAGAACCAGGATGGTTTCTGacgtttttctgtgtgttttcataaggttagaaatattgggataaagctttattacttttaattggCTCTGGAATTACAGTATTGGCATCTggtaaaatttaatattatttatacataaatctgattagctaattaagctttaagagtcttgttTCTACCAGGTAATTGGATGGTGAGCTGGCAGACCGTGGGTGTGTGGGGCATTGCGTGCGTGGTAGCGAGAGGAACTCGGGGTTCCCATGCCGGAGAGATGGCTAACAGAGGGATGGCAGAGTAAAATGGCCCAGCAGAGGCTCTGTGGTCCAGCAGGACCAGAGAGTTTTCGGGCCTAGGTTCCAGCAGCTCCAGAGAGTTGGTGGCGGCAGGAGCTCGATAGCATCATGGTCAGAACCCCACGGAGAGTTGGcaaggtgggcaggacagggccaaatgGCGGAGACAACCCCCCCATTCGAGTTGACCAATAATTGTAAATGTTGTTCAGGGTTCGCAGTCGTCCAAGTCAGGCGACCCcgccaaaatgttcataaaaagggTATGCTTTGTGAGTTCAGGGTCTCCTCTTGCCTGCGTGCTGGGGACCCCAAAGTacactggaacaataaacctcttgcagattgcaGCGATTTCGGTCTCTGGCCTTATTGAATGGGGGTCTTCCGATGGACTTTTACACTACTTGCTCCAATGCtctggattctcaaatgaaagacacacacacacacacacacgcacacgcacacgcacacgcacacgcacacacacacacaagcatccttatatttaatatgcctttattagctcaatggctgggccactcccaaacaTCCACACTGCTAACGCTTCCCCTCCGATACTCCGGAAtcattacttactaaaatctatattccatctttgctacccCAGACCCAACGCCCGTCTCTTCCCCGCAGGGGCCGCTCTGCCCTGGCCCTTACATGACTGTATGCTCTCCCTAAGCCtggtccttctgcttctcctgcaCGGcagttctgcctcttcctctgtggTCCCTTTGCCCTAGAATCCTAAAGTCCCGCCTccgtctccctgcccagccattggctgtcgGCAACTTTATTTGCCAGTCAGAGCCAGTTGGGGGTAGGGACCTTCAGCGTCTCACATGCAGATTTATTATGCAATTTTGGGAGTCCATAACACAAGCATTCAGTCAAATCCACAACACATATGAACTTGCAGGCCACCTTCATAGCCAGTTGATACCCTATGTGCAGGGGTGAGCTACACAACACAgggcctctctgtgtagccctggctgtgctggaacttgtTCAGTAGACTAACCTGGCCTCAAGCTCCGAGATCCACTTGGctatgcctcccaaatgctgggattaaacacgtATACCaccaccatgcagttttttggtttgtttgtttttgtttttgtttggttttttcaagacggggtttctctatgtagtcctggctgtcctggaactcactctgtagaccaggctggcttcgaactcagaaatccacctgcctctgcctcccaagtgccgggattacaggcgtgtgccaccacgcccgccTCACCATGCAGTTCTGATTTGACAAAAATGGCATGCTATCCTGATCACTCCTTTAAAGTGTTTTCTAAATTTCAGGATATTTACAAAGTTGTGCAATCTGTATCATTAATTCTACAGTTTCATGACTCCTAAAGAGGGTTCTTTAAGTTCAAATATTATTAATTCTTATTAAGTATTttatagacttaaaaaaaaaatcatttgctaTTGGAGACACAGCCCAACATGGTACCAAGCTCTCAATCCTCCTGCATGAGCATCTCTCTAGGCCCTAGCGATGAGGCGCCACACCCGATTATCCACTTTATGTAACTAACTGTATCTTCCTCCTCCAATCCCCCTTTTCATGGGATGAAATGTACAATAGGGGTTTGTTCTCTTAACTGATGTACAAAGAAGTGTTGTTTTATTATTCAGGTATTTAATTCTATTATTGCTATCTCTATCCACGCCCTTCCATTCTTGGCAAAGCACGACCTGTTGTTTCCTTTGAGACAAAACATTCCATCCTGGAGGATGttctggttctcaaccttcctaatttcCCCTTTAATACAGAGCCTCATGTTGTGATGTCTCTGACCATAACATTAGTTTCATGGCTAATTCGTAGCTGTAACTTTGCCGTGAAGTGCTCGGGCAGCTCATTTCAGCATTCCCCCCCCCTTGCCCCCCAAGCGTTCCCCTCAGCAAGCCAGGAGTGTGCGCATGCTAGCGACTCCAGGAGCATGCTAAGGGCTTGCTTGGCTGTGCGTTTTCCACTCAGAAGTTCGGCTCTCCCCAAGCACAAGAGCAGCTTGCTTGCCTCTGCATTTGGGTCtccccactcactgccccctgtAGCAAACTCGGGGagaccccctcccctctctccttccccctagCCGCTCCGAGAAGACTCAAGAAGTCGCAGGTGCCAGCTCAAGTTAGACAAAGTTAGACAAATGGCGAAAACTCCCCAGCTACAGTGGTGCCTAGACCAGCACACTCCCAGATAACCAGGTGCAGCTGGAGTCTGTCCTTGGGGAAGAGAAATTAGGCCCCCAGGCTTaatcataggaaaaaaaaaggcaattagAGGCCATAGTTATGGCCAGTCATAAAACTAGTTCCAGATAGCTCCACTAAAGATAACCTCTAGGTCAGAAGAATCCCTCTTTCAGCATCATGGTTTCCACAGCCCTGCCAAATGGTGTAGTGGCTGAACTGTGACTCATCTAACTggccttccccctctccctgccctaAACATTCAAAGAATTCCTAACTATTCAGTGTATAAAGCGCCTGACACCCAAGCTCGACCGTCGACCTTTGCCCTCCTGGCCTATGTTGTGGGACTGTTTGCAAACGGGGTTGAGAGTAGTCATAAAGAGACTGCTATGTAACATTACAGTGGACTCTGCAGTTCTTGAGTTCTCCTGGGTTGCCCATGGAATCAGGGCATAACAGCTGTTATGATTCATAAAGTAAatgtttttggagatagaggtttgccaggGGGTtgaactcacaggttgagaaccactggtctattGGGAAAGTGAAAATATTCCACTGCAGGAACTCTCCTTAAAAAATCAAGAACTCAAAGCTGCAGGAAATCCCTAAAACTGAGAGGATTCACCAGGTCTCTTGTAAAGTATGTATTTTctggactttatttatttatttatttttggatttgtttttgatacagggtttctctgtgtagctctggctgtcctagaactcactctgtagaccaggctggcctggaactcagaaatccacctgcctctgcctcccagggtgctgggattacagggcttgtattttcttttcctatctTTTTGCTACAAATAGCCTGTCTTGTTGGATGCCCCTGACAAAATAagtgctttttcttttaatgtctcCCTTTCTTACACACAGTAACCAGTTCTCCCTGGCAGCCCCTTCAGATGTATCTCCCAGCCATTCCTCCCCCAGTCCGGAACAGTGTGCTTCAACACTCTTCCCCCAGTTCCCCGAAGCTAGCTGTTCTAAACTGTAACAACTGTCCTAGCCTACCCGCTCAGTCTCAGTTTGGCTCCTCCTTTTCTCGCTCTGCTGTGGCTGCTTTCTCTGGCTCAGCTCAGGTCCTCTCCTATTTTTATGCTCAGTCAGCAGGCGGCTCCTGCACTCTCCTCACTGTATTCGTTGGCAACCTggacgccccccacccccactcccttctCTTTCAGCCTCTGCTGGCTTTTTATAGCTTTTTATCTGACTTCCagtccagccagagctacaaagtaaAACCTTAGAgaggggcggggaggggcgggAGGTGTCTAGACAAAGACCACTATCCACAGTATGCTTTCCCACTGGTGATTCAATAAGCAGTAGATGAGAggctttatttctctttttccatcATGAATCTTCCAGTTTTGATAATGGTATGTGGCAGTTAAAAGTCATTTTCCTGAAGCTGGGAGAAGTGGGCTAGTAGTAAACACTAGCTTAACTCCGGTGAGGGGCTGGCCCACAGCTCAGTGAGTGCTTGCCTGGCCACGTGAAGCCCTGGTGTGCATCCCCAGCACACCCTCACCCCAAAGGCCCTTTCcacaaatcatagagaaaattaGGAAACAGTGTACAAATATAACTGAGAAACCTTTTATTAAACCCGTACTGTATGCTAGGAATAGATCTAAGTTCTATTTATGAGTTCACACAGCAAACTAATACATACACATGACTGAATATGTAAAAGAGGAAACAACTACTGataacataagaaaaaaatatggaaaagtAACACTTCCCTAACTGCAATTACCTTTCTGGCATGACACCAGGATTAGGGTTAATGAAAAGGTTTACAAAATAGCATACGAGGAGAAAATAAATTCAGCAttaaatgttcttgtttttagGAGAAACAAAACATCAGACATCCAAATATAAGTTTGGAGTCATAATAAtggagacagcttttataaatggaaaaattaaGAAGCAACCATAACATGAATAATAGtcatttagaaaatattaagtaaatctttaaaagtagAATCTGTATTTGCTCAAAAAGCAATTacgaagatgattttttttttagcatgatAAAACACAAACACCATAACTACACATCTTCCGCAGAACTGGTTCTACCGATTTGATAGTCGTCATCTATCATCAGTACAATCACAGTTCATCTTCATGTCTGAGCTTTGGATTTTCTAGTTTTCTCGTTTTTTCAActtatagtaaaaaataaaaacaagctcaTGAGACACAGCAGTACAACCGGGGCCACCTCAGATCCAACACTGGAGCTCTATGAGGAACTTAACTCATTAAAGCTTACACAATTAAAACACAGTGCTGTGAGCACAAGCATCAGAACAAACACAGTTTAGAAGACAACAGACAGACCTAAAAATATGAGCCAACATCAACAACAGTATGGCAGATCTCCAAGCAAGAGGTGAAAGAAACCTAATGAGCAACTCGCATTGGTGTGGGAGAGGACCATGAAtgcaggcctggaactcataacCCACAGTCAGATAATTCAGAGGAAAATGCAAATATCTAGTCGGACAATGTCAGAGAGTAACTCTCAAGCATGATTTTTTATTATTCGTTAGTATGAATTTCCTGATGGCGGATAAGGTCCGACTCATTACTAAACGTCTTCCCACATTTGTCACAGCTACAAGGCTTGTCATCACGATGAGTTCTCAGATGTCTGGTAAGGTTTGAGCACTTGTTAAAGGCCTTTCCGCATTTattacactcataaggtttctcatCTGAATGGACTCGCTGATGTTGAAAAAGCTGTGAGTTCTGAGTGAAGGCCTTCCCACATTCAAGGCACTCAAAAGGTTTCTCGCCAGCATGGATTCTTTGATGCTGCCGGAGCTGGGAGCTCTGAGTGAAGGCCTTCCCGCATTCCTtgcactcatagggtttctcccCAGTGTGGATTCTCTGATGATTTGTGAGGGCCGAGCCACTGCTAAAGGCCTTCCCGCATTCCTtgcactcatagggtttctcccCAGTGTGGATTCTCTGATGCTGAACAAGCTTCGAGCTCTGGGTAAAGGCCTTGCCACATTCcttacattcataaggcttctcaCCTGTATGAACTCGCACGTGCTGAAAAAGTTGTGAACTCTTTGTAAAAGCTTTTCCACATACTTTGCACGCATAAGGCTTCTCCCCAGTGTGAATTCGCTGATGGTCAATGAGATTTGAGCAGTAGCTAAAGGCTTTCCCGCATTCCTTACACTCGTAAGGTTTCTTACCAGTGTGGATCCTCTGATGCTGAGACAGGTATGAGCTGCAGCTAAAGGCCTTCCCGCAGTCTTTGCACTCAAAGGGCTTTTCACCGGTGTGAATTTTCAGATGTCGAGTGACATGTGACCCACAACTGAAGAACTTCCCACACTCCTTACATTCATAAGACTTTTCCCCAATATGAATTCTTTGATGTTGAATAAATTGTGAGTTCTGGGTAAAG
This portion of the Apodemus sylvaticus chromosome 1, mApoSyl1.1, whole genome shotgun sequence genome encodes:
- the LOC127671896 gene encoding zinc finger protein 383 isoform X1, which translates into the protein MPFSPPVPIADYISQKRPRILGSPFFCLRDPRRPGTEKSPLLPRNPVEKRGMAVDHAKNKKAVVFSDVSLDFSQEEWECLGPAQRDLYKDVMLENYSNLLSVAGLHIPKPQVISLLEQGKEPWMIGKELTRGLCSALESMCESKLLSLKKEVYEIESCQRELMRLSKQGLEYSSFGDVLECGSPFQSGHGGQELLPHDYMPTFVQQTFFTLHQIINNGEKPYECKKCRKVFTQNSQFIQHQRIHIGEKSYECKECGKFFSCGSHVTRHLKIHTGEKPFECKDCGKAFSCSSYLSQHQRIHTGKKPYECKECGKAFSYCSNLIDHQRIHTGEKPYACKVCGKAFTKSSQLFQHVRVHTGEKPYECKECGKAFTQSSKLVQHQRIHTGEKPYECKECGKAFSSGSALTNHQRIHTGEKPYECKECGKAFTQSSQLRQHQRIHAGEKPFECLECGKAFTQNSQLFQHQRVHSDEKPYECNKCGKAFNKCSNLTRHLRTHRDDKPCSCDKCGKTFSNESDLIRHQEIHTNE
- the LOC127671896 gene encoding zinc finger protein 383 isoform X3, whose protein sequence is MSAPLLPRNPVEKRGMAVDHAKNKKAVVFSDVSLDFSQEEWECLGPAQRDLYKDVMLENYSNLLSVAGLHIPKPQVISLLEQGKEPWMIGKELTRGLCSALESMCESKLLSLKKEVYEIESCQRELMRLSKQGLEYSSFGDVLECGSPFQSGHGGQELLPHDYMPTFVQQTFFTLHQIINNGEKPYECKKCRKVFTQNSQFIQHQRIHIGEKSYECKECGKFFSCGSHVTRHLKIHTGEKPFECKDCGKAFSCSSYLSQHQRIHTGKKPYECKECGKAFSYCSNLIDHQRIHTGEKPYACKVCGKAFTKSSQLFQHVRVHTGEKPYECKECGKAFTQSSKLVQHQRIHTGEKPYECKECGKAFSSGSALTNHQRIHTGEKPYECKECGKAFTQSSQLRQHQRIHAGEKPFECLECGKAFTQNSQLFQHQRVHSDEKPYECNKCGKAFNKCSNLTRHLRTHRDDKPCSCDKCGKTFSNESDLIRHQEIHTNE
- the LOC127671896 gene encoding zinc finger protein 383 isoform X2 — encoded protein: MPFSPPVPIADYISQKRPRILGSPFFCLRDPRRPGTEKSPLLPRNPVEKRGMAVDHAKNKKAVVFSDVSLDFSQEEWECLGPAQRDLYKDVMLENYSNLLSVGLHIPKPQVISLLEQGKEPWMIGKELTRGLCSALESMCESKLLSLKKEVYEIESCQRELMRLSKQGLEYSSFGDVLECGSPFQSGHGGQELLPHDYMPTFVQQTFFTLHQIINNGEKPYECKKCRKVFTQNSQFIQHQRIHIGEKSYECKECGKFFSCGSHVTRHLKIHTGEKPFECKDCGKAFSCSSYLSQHQRIHTGKKPYECKECGKAFSYCSNLIDHQRIHTGEKPYACKVCGKAFTKSSQLFQHVRVHTGEKPYECKECGKAFTQSSKLVQHQRIHTGEKPYECKECGKAFSSGSALTNHQRIHTGEKPYECKECGKAFTQSSQLRQHQRIHAGEKPFECLECGKAFTQNSQLFQHQRVHSDEKPYECNKCGKAFNKCSNLTRHLRTHRDDKPCSCDKCGKTFSNESDLIRHQEIHTNE
- the LOC127671896 gene encoding zinc finger protein 383 isoform X4; its protein translation is MAVDHAKNKKAVVFSDVSLDFSQEEWECLGPAQRDLYKDVMLENYSNLLSVAGLHIPKPQVISLLEQGKEPWMIGKELTRGLCSALESMCESKLLSLKKEVYEIESCQRELMRLSKQGLEYSSFGDVLECGSPFQSGHGGQELLPHDYMPTFVQQTFFTLHQIINNGEKPYECKKCRKVFTQNSQFIQHQRIHIGEKSYECKECGKFFSCGSHVTRHLKIHTGEKPFECKDCGKAFSCSSYLSQHQRIHTGKKPYECKECGKAFSYCSNLIDHQRIHTGEKPYACKVCGKAFTKSSQLFQHVRVHTGEKPYECKECGKAFTQSSKLVQHQRIHTGEKPYECKECGKAFSSGSALTNHQRIHTGEKPYECKECGKAFTQSSQLRQHQRIHAGEKPFECLECGKAFTQNSQLFQHQRVHSDEKPYECNKCGKAFNKCSNLTRHLRTHRDDKPCSCDKCGKTFSNESDLIRHQEIHTNE